The Bos mutus isolate GX-2022 chromosome 11, NWIPB_WYAK_1.1, whole genome shotgun sequence nucleotide sequence GAGCACTTCGGCAAGGACTCTGCAAGACAGTCGCTGGCCAACCGTGATCATGGCAGAGCTTGCAAAGAAAACTCTGTATGACTGGCTGTCCTTTGGCTTAACAAAGGCAGGCTGCTCTCTCTCACAAGACAGGACTCACGTgccaagtcagaaagagaaacaactcAGGGCCTTCACTTATAGCTGGACAGGCGCAGGAGGCCCGCCACCCAGATCTCTAGACGCCCTGCCATAATTCGCAACCGAAAGCTGTCCTGAACCCTGTTTCATCTCATCCACTCCTCACGTTTTCACTTTCAGTGCATTTTCTCAACTCCTTTGGGCCGACACAGAGACAggagtgagggagagagggacTAGGAACAAACATTGGTGTTGGGGTGAGAGaaatctgcccccacccccagcaactcCAAATAAAAGTCGTCCCCACTTAGCAACGCAGCGGAAGAAGGGCCTGGAGGGAGGACGAGAGAGAGGAGGGGGCGAAGCCAGCGGAGGCCGGCAGCGAGAGCAGGGCGGCGCGAAGTCCCCCACCCGCCACACCGCCACACCGCCACACCGAGGGAGTCGCGAGGAGCCCCTGACGCAGATGCTTCCAAAAGCTGCCAACCCAGAGGGCCCAGAGCACGTACCGGCTGGAGGAtgaggagaaaggaggaggagaaacgtccatatttatctgtttttctaaCCTCGGCCTggtcttattttttctattaagtaCAATAAAATGGGCGAGCTTGCAGCGAGCACTGCACAAAGCAATGTTCAGTGAGGTCTAGAAGCGTTCGGCCGAGGAAAACTGACAAGACAGGCTAATGAACCGTATAGACAGGGAGAAAATAGCATGCATTTGCTAGATTTCAAaccctccctgtctctctcagACCACCTATCTTGGGTTTATTcctaataaaataagaaataagcagTCCTTACACTTTTCTTtgagagagaagggggaaaaaatgctccAGAACAAAGCCCTACCACCAGAGGCGGTCACTGGCAGTTAACACTCCCATTATTGTAGagggtaaataaaataaagacaaaaattaaaagcgACAAGAAACAGGTCAAGTTTGCAGGCAAAGCTTTTACAAGCTCATCTCTCCAGGTCGAATCCCAGAGCCAGCCTTAATGAAGCAATAATAGCCACATTATTCAAAAATTTTCATTTCGATGGAAATGTATCTAAAAGGGACTTAATCATATGCAAATAATAAAAGGAGGTGGTAGTGATCCAGCAAGCAAtatgcatacagatttttttttcccagggatGTTGAAATTGAAAAGTGCATACCTGGTCAGTTAGATTTGCTGATCTTGTTATATCTTCACTGTCTGATTTTGATCCTCCTTCTCTATCGTCTATCACCAAATCGATAGGCATTTTCCCTTTCAAACAGCTAATATACCGGTGGCAGAAATTGTCACATAATTCGTGTACCTACATtatgacagaaataaaaaaatggaaatataatcaGGAGTTCATAAATGACATTGACAAGTGCAATCCACCCCCCTTGTGAGATCCAAACTTCTAAATAGGGGAAACACAGGGCAATTGTCCTCCAGAGACCCCCAGACGCATCCAGAATTAGGAATAACTTTCTTTTCTAGCAAAATAGAGATATCCCAGAAAATTGACAGTGACAAGATGCTTCACAGGCTACAACATATTCAACACCCGTGTTAAATTCATCTGCTCCTGGGGCCATGGCCATTAAAGAGGTGACCTACGTGGGTGACATTTAAGGTAAACTATTTAATTTTGTCcagttatttttatcataaatcctTTTCCAACATGTCTAAGCAAAaacttaaatatacatatatatgtatgtatataaaggaCCAGTACTGCGTTGGTATACGATATATGCCTGACAACCCAAGTCCCTTTAACATTGGTAATTAGGGTTTCTATCTATAAGAAGCATATATTAGGatgcttccttaaaaaaaaaaaaaaagactcctgaTATGGTGTGTGGGGAACCCTTACAGCCACAAAAAGGTATCaaactgattaattttttaagggaaaagaatGCTTCAAAACATTTAGGGATAGGTGGAGCGGTGTCTTACAGGACACAGGCATCACTGACATGCAGAAATTCACAAGAAACCCCAGTGTGCTTACAATTTAATGTTACTTTGAATTACAATGCATTAAGTTTTTACTGCTGAGATTTATAGAACAGCTAGCAAAATCATGTTATCCCACACGCTTTCTTGAGTGTGAAGGTGGGATATGTGCAGGATTCCCAGATTCAAGAAACTGACACAACTATCAACTCTGCTTTGTCTCCGCAGAACCTTTAAAGTGCCTCCCCCACCGCCTCCTCCACACTCCTTGCCCACTCCTCCTCCCACTCCGCCTCTCCCCCTGTATCTGACCTGCCGCTGCTCTCAGACTGTCTTCCAGAAACTCACTGAAACTAAACAAAACTTTCCCCCCACTCAGAGGTAGCAAAGAAGactaggaggaagaagagaaggtaCAACCTGTGAAGCAAATTCAGGATAGCTTTCTACGCATCCAAGGGGATGCAGAGCCCTGCAACTACTTACACAAAGCCAGCAAGGTATTAAGAATGAATACAAGGCTAGGGCGTTTGTGATCCCAGTTTTAGTGTCTAAAATTGTAATTAAACTGCAAAGAGAAATGGACGCAAAGATTGGCCTTGACACTAATTACCAGAAAGAAAGACGTTTATGCAAATATCTTCGAAGCCTGAACTTCAGCCATTCTGAACCCTCCCTTTCTGTGTGTTTGGGCGTGAGagggaagcaaaaggagaaaaaaagctaGAGAAATTACCTTCTCTAATTCCAACAGATGAAACCTTAATACTTGTATGGCTTGAATCATCTGCAAAGACACAAAAAGAATGAGCGCCCCATTCGTAGTTTGCAGAAAATTGGCTGTCACAACTCTAACatccccagccctcccctccccccagtaaATAGAGTTATTTTGATTTATGGCCATAACACTAAAACTTAACAGCAGCGACTGGGTACCATCTAGAGGTTTATATTtcttaaggagaaaaaaacagcTAAAACAACAACCAAGCATCTAAGTGGGGGTCATAAACACTCTTCTTGCCCATGGCTCCCCTCTTTCTCAGCCCCACtgcccctccaccacccccaaaGGGCCGCACCCCTCCACTAGGTATTTCCTTGGAAGGCGTGCACGGAAAATATTCCCAATAGTTTCCAAACTGTGGCTCTTCACACTGCAAACTTTCTGCCGCCTTCTGCACACCTTTCCGATAAACTGGTGGTTTGGGAGGTCTGGCCTGGTTGCTTGCCCTCATGACGCGACTTTGAGGGCTGGGAAGTCCGCAAAGTTTAAGCACACACGCTGACAGGCCCGGAGATAAATCCCCGGGCTGATTAGAGCCGCGCTGCCCGGCTGtcataaaaaacaaaagctcGCGTTTCCCCGCGCCGGTTCACCCGGCCCCTCTCGAGGTGAATTTATTTCCCCGGGACCCCGTCCCGGCCCACTTGCCGGTGGATGGAAACCCTGGCAGCCCACTTGCAAGCTACGGGAGGACGGGTCTAGAAACCTCAGGGCTCTCAAAGCAAAGCTTGGGGagaaggcgggggtgggggagggatgatgTGGGGAGGGGAGTAAGGGGTCCGCTCTTACCAAGTTATCCAGTTCTGGATTAGAAGAAAAGAGAGGTTTTTCTGCGCGAATCTAAATACAAGTgagaaggagaggggagagggaggggaaagggggggggggagaaagaaacatttgaaaTCTGGTAGCCTTCCTAGTTTCTTGCCTCATTACACTGTCGGGGGCAGGATGTAACCTCCGGGACAGACTCGGTGACACCGAGTTCGTCCCGTGCAGAAACCCTTCAATGTGAGTCAAATAATCCGAAAACAAGCCCAGAGCACAGGGTTACTTCTCCCAGCAGTATGCTGCTAAGAGATCCCTGCCCAGCTAGCCAATTCCAAGGAAGGTCCTGCGCGGGGGGTGGGGTTTGGGGTCGCATTTTACAGAGAGAGCTTTCTGCGTCGGGTTAGGGAGCGGGAGTGGGTCAGAAGTGGGGTGATTTTCAGGCATCCGCAAACAGACACTGATTTAGGAGGAAAAGCTCAGGAAGATGTAACAGGCCTGGCTTAGGGCAGACTGTTCAGCTGGTTACTTTTGCAAATgtgctggggcgggggtggagggaggttctttctttctttttttttttttcctttttacttttgaaaCATTGATTTTGCTGACCTGTTTGGCGAACACGGCTATATCTTCATTGAATGACTCTGACGAGCAGACGTCCCCGCCCGCCACCCCCGGCTCGCGGGGGGTACAAGTAGCTAATTCACATTTCTCAAAAATCAGTGctaagagagggaagagggggtgTCTGCAAGAAAATACAACAGTCACAAACAACACAATGGTTAGTCCCACGGCAGTGAAACaaggagcccaagaaaaacagCCGGAGGAGCTCAAGACGGAGACCTCCCTCTCCCTGATTTTGACATCTACTTGTTCCCCTCCCCTCATCCCTACCCCCCAGGTGACTGctcacctccccttcctccttgggCCCCCCAAAGTCGGAGGCCCTCAGCCATGGACCGTATCTGAGGACCGGTTCAGCCTATCTGGCCTGAGAAATTAGTAACATTTGCTAAGAATAAAACCCAAGCGGTTCCAGCAGCCATTTTGAATTAAGTTTCCCACCCCGACCAGCCCTCGGCCCTCCGATGCACACCCAGGACCTGGAAGAGGAGAAAGGCGCCGGGCGCAGGAGGTGGGAAATCTCGTTCAAGTGGGTTCCTCCGAGGCCGCCCCAGGAAGCTCAAACTCTGGGGATCTTGGAGGCAGGCGCTCAGCTAACTTGGGGCAAGGACCTCTCTGGCTGTGGGACCGACCGACTGTCAGAGGGCTGGACCACGGATCCTGACCCCACGGCCCTCAGAGGGCTGGAGGGCTCCTCCTCGGCTCCCTGCACACTTCCCTCCCTTCGCCGACggtccccaccgccccccccacccccaccccccaagaaaGTTCCTTCAAATGTGCCTGCGGTCAGGCCTTTCATTTTGTCCCTGCGTAATGGCAAAGCAGCTAGTATTGCGAGGGGCCTAGATGTTGCTTATCTCAGcccatgaaaaacaaaacaaaacaaaaaaaagcctcTTCTAATGCCCAAAGAGGTGTCTCGAGTCTTTTATTAGCTCTCACAGCTCGGCTGGGAATTTAACAGTTTGGGGTCCTTTTCAAAGCTTCCCCAAATGTTCTGTCCGGGAGCCTAAACCATTTGCAGTTAACGCTGCGGAGAGGACGCTGGGATTTAAACAAGCCCATTGCACAAGGGACCAGAAGATAAAGCAGAAAGGGTTTTTAGTCGGGGAGGGTCAGTGTTacctgattttttgtttttcaaaagtagaaataaataaaaataaaagtggctGCGAAGTAAAAAGCGGTCCCCCAATACatcagcacacagtaggcacaaGTGACTTTCAGAGGGTTTTGGTCTaaccccagggcccaggagaaCACGGTGTGAACCGCAGCAGAACACTACACCGGCCGAGAGCACCCCGCATCTACTTCTAAATCCTGCAAGTTTCGCCCTTAAACACAAAGTCCTAAAACGGCCAGAAGTTTCTTAAGGTCTGTAACAATTCAGAGTGAGCTCCTCTCCTCGACTACAGTGGTCAAACTCCATAAATGCAAAGCCTGTTCCCCCTTGCCTGACCTGCAACTGTCCTCCCTTGATTTTATTGTGCGGTGGCAAGGCCAGCATACGGTGGTTGAGTAAACTTAGCAAGTCAGAACAATCAGTGGCTTAAAAGATTTTCCTTTAAACTAAAAGTTTCGTTTCAACACAAAGGCGCCTACGTTTAGAAATCCCCAACACTTTCCCCGAGAAGTCGAGCAAGTGAGGACTCCAACCCGCTGAACTACGGAGCCGGAGTCTGCGGGGGGTGGTGGGAGGCCGAGGGACCTTTGGCAACTTCCGCACGGCGACCCCTCCGCGGGCTTGGCCTCGGAGGAGCTGGACGCTGGACCCGCGCGGAGCCTGAGCGGagacggggggcggggggcgtctGGGCTGGCCGCCTCCCCCAAATCTCCAtgcaaagagaatgaaaagtcaCCAAATAATGTACCTCCAAATCCAGCGAGCTCTGACTTTCCTCCTATCGAGGGCAAAGGGAAATGGGGAAAGAAAGCCTCGCCTCAAAACTGCTGAACCTGCTGCCCCGTCGTACCTACCCATAAATGGCATCTTTATCTCTCTTTAAAGCGTCATTGACCGAGGAACCCATGCTGGGAGCCATGGCGTTGGTGTGGGCTGTGTGCGGATACTGATGCGAGTGCAGAGGAGGCCCGTGGTTCAGGTGGTGGACGGGCTGCATGGACCTGGCCGCATGCGGGTCCCCATACATCGTGGAGGGAATGCCTACTCCATCCATGCCCCCGTAATGGGGCAGATCGTCGTACTGCATGACAAACAGGAGAGAAACAAGGTTCAGAAGGCCAGGCAGGCACATAGGGGAGACAGCAGGGCACGGAGCTTATACAATGTCAGTCCAGCTGGATCCTTCAACCCCGAATTCGGGGGCCTTGCCTCTCTGTAGTTgagatttctcatttaaaaaaaaagttttttaaagtaaaaactcTAGGATTCTCGGTGAGACTCAGCTAGATGGAATGGTTTTGCCCTAACTTGTGTCCCTATCAACTAGTCAGAAATTCAGGATCCTTtggcaaggaaggaaggaagaaagaaggaagaaagggaggcaTTCTCCCGGAGGGCGGAAGGTAAATCGTGCATGTCTCTAGAGGAGGAAATTCAAAATCACAATAATAAAACGTGCCAGGACAGGGCAACAAACCTGCCTAGTTTCACAGCCCCTTCCCATCagggggaattaaaaaaaaaaagttacgaTGAGAACAGCTAAGCCAAGCACGTGAATTCAGACAGGcttctcattttatttccctGCCAGCGTGGGGTTAGGCAGTCCTGCAAGACACTGCATTTCCTTTGCTCTCCAAGACAAACTCTGCAAAATCATACAAAACTAACTGCCCCCTTTGTAAGTGAAACTCAGAGAAGGGTAACTTCTCTTGGACATTAGGGCTGAATTTAGAATTAGCCAATATTCCCCCcaagttaaaagaaaatctatAGTTGGAGCAgttattctatattttttctactgctatgaactttccccctAAACTAGAAGGCAATGAGGTAGATGTTAGTCATCAGgtttaaagcaaatttaaaagtaaatgcaCATTCataccaccacccccccccatcttccttctccagaaaaactACTTTcatattgtcattatttttgtgTGCAAAATTTAGCTATTGAGGTTTTTCTCATTGCTTCATTTCAGGCCAGTTCTTTTCCCAAGATTTGGAGGCACTGAGAGTGAAATGATTTTCAAAGAGGAATTACCACTTTCATCTCCTTAAAGACAGAGGTGTGAAAAGAGTTTGGAAGAACGCTGACATTTGCCTGAACCAAAGGAGTAAAGAAAAAATGTGTCAGCCTAGTAACTTTCTTTGCAAACAGCGCTTTGAGGGCCAGGGCACAATTTATGCAAGGAAGGCTTTTTGTAGATCCCCTTTCTTTAAAGAAACTACGTCTGTTGGGTTGTCATTGTCTCACTTTACTCTCACTACATTtccattcaaatgggaatattgGGGAAATTAgtattgcatttttaaagtgaataGTTGTGTGCTTAGTATCCAATTAGTGTAGGGCTTTGCTAAGAAAAACTTACAAAATACTACCTTGTATAAAAAGTCATGtacataaaaattacttttaaaagatgaatgcTTTCCGACCCCCCCAAATCTGTTGTACTATGACAGTTATTTGCTTAAAAATGCTACACCCTTCCAGTGATATTAAAGATGAGCATAATCAATAACATATCAGAAGTTTCTCACTgcttattttagtttaaaaatagctttaaactTCTGCTCCTTGAATGTTCAGGCTATATAACATCAAGTATCCAgcgctttttgttttttaaacagatgATTGTCCgagcttgtatttttatttatatagctGCTGGTTAGGAACCTATAGGAAACTTGATTACTTGAATTAACAATTACATGTAACATGCATAAGTCTACAAATGCATTGAATAAATCCTCTTGCTTTAGGCCACGGCTTTAGGAGCCTCATtcaaaaaaagacagagaaaaaaggaaactttttagCAGTGTCTTTCAGCCACGTTTCAATTTAATCTCACATTTGAGTTCCACAATTGTTTTTTAATACGTACCCTTTGCGCCATCGGCCTCCCTGGCTCCCTTCCTACTTCAACTTCTAATATATCCTCTTTAAGGCCAgtgtgaaaagaaacaaatacgTAAACTccccggaaaaaaaaaaaaaaaaaaaagcacgacGAAAAATCCCTTAACGTCTCCAGCAACGTGAGCTACTGGTCCCAGATCTTCGGTCTACGGGACCTGAAGCAAAGCGCCCGAGTCACTGAGCATAAAAGCGCTCCGTTTCCAAGACAGCAGCAggggcaagggaaaaaaaaaaaaaaaaaaggcagatctTCTCTCCccaaaaaatcagtttaaaaaaaaaaaagagcgccCCTCAGACCCAACTACCAAATCTCATGGCTTTCTGCCACTCCGGCTGTCAATCACAGGCGAGGTTGTCAACGTGGTGAATGAATGATCATCCGCTCTGTCTTCTTCTGGTCAGAACACCTCAAATGTTAATATTCAAATGCACAAAGCCCTAGCGTTCGCTTCCCTTGAATCAGTCCTAATTCCTAAtcagtttctctcttctctcgctcgctctctctttctctttctctctctctctctctccgtctTTGCAACTGCTGCACTGGAGGGAGATTAGAGgaggaggtttaaaaaaaatgtctgtctgagTTTGTCTTAAAGGAGCCACGATCGATGCTGCCCGCTTGCAGTCCCCGTGCGTGTGTAAAGTGTGTGTTGCACAGGCGGAGAGGTGGATTCCGACCAGAATGCTAGAACCCGGAAGTAGTGGTG carries:
- the MEIS1 gene encoding homeobox protein Meis1 isoform X3; this translates as MAQRYDDLPHYGGMDGVGIPSTMYGDPHAARSMQPVHHLNHGPPLHSHQYPHTAHTNAMAPSMGSSVNDALKRDKDAIYGHPLFPLLALIFEKCELATCTPREPGVAGGDVCSSESFNEDIAVFAKQIRAEKPLFSSNPELDNLMIQAIQVLRFHLLELEKVHELCDNFCHRYISCLKGKMPIDLVIDDREGGSKSDSEDITRSANLTDQPSWNRDHDDTASTRSGGTPGPSSGGHTSHSGDNSSEQGDGLDNSVASPSTGDDDDPDKDKKRHKKRGIFPKVATNIMRAWLFQHLTHPYPSEEQKKQLAQDTGLTILQVNNWFINARRRIVQPMIDQSNRAVSQGTPYNPDGQPMGGFVMDGQQHMGIRAPGPMSGMGMNMGMEGQWHYM